The Alosa alosa isolate M-15738 ecotype Scorff River chromosome 8, AALO_Geno_1.1, whole genome shotgun sequence genome contains the following window.
CACAGGAAGTGATGTTATAGGAAGAAGTCAACAGTTTCGTGCTCAGTATCGTGCTCTGGTGTAGTCGACATCAAGGAACAACAAGGTTTGATGTGTCCGGAAACTTAAAATAAAGCACGTAGAACCAGAGACATTTTGGAAATTTGAATAGGAAACGGGCTCTGGTAGAATAGTAGAGACTTATGAGACAATGCAGAGCGGCATTAATATCAACCAAAATCACAGTTAAATTGAGcttgacatttaatttgaataataataaattatattaaataGCGTGTCTTCACAATCTTGGCTAGAGTTAAATCACTAAAGTTGAAACATTGCCCAAAACAAAAATGTGATTTATGGACGTGGTATTTTTCactttcattttaaaatgtgtaaAGCTCCTAACTTCCTTTCAGTACATTGTTGACGCTCTGCTTCACATAACTTGGTTGTACAATCCTGCTTTCGCGCGCGCTAGAGCGCGCTATTCAAAACAAGACGTGAACCGCGGTCAAAGCAAGCACAGTTGTTTTGAGCGGGTTACTCACTAAGTATCTCCTGAATGTAGCGGTCTGGATTTTTCCTTTGTGTTTATCGTGTAAGtatttttttcatattaaaTAGTTATCTGAGAATGTAAGTTTGACATCCTATTAATTATGTTTTTAACAGAAGAGGGTTTTGTGTTAAAGCTGTTTAGCCGTGTTCAGTCATTAACTTAGCATGCGGGCTGTCCTGGCTACTGACGGTAGCTCATATAGTTATATAACTTAACTTTAACTGCTGGGTAAATGCTCAGTGCATACTTTAGTTCCATAGAAGTTAGCATGGCATTCCAGCTGAACAGGTTAACAATCACAGGATGCACAGAAAACTCACAGAAAAACAGAACTCTCTCTTGTTCGCTGGTTGACAAGCAAATTAGCCAACTTAGCCAGGGGTTGCTTCGCGCGAAAAATAGTTCGTAACTTGCCTAAGTTAGCTAATGCCATGCCATGTTTAACTTGTTTGGCTGTTTCCCTGGTGTTTACGTGGCAGCTATCATTAAACTGAAATATTTTGCCCCCTCGTAGTTTTATTGCTAACACAGACTCATTCGCGTTCGAATGCTCAAAGTCGTGTTGAATTTAGCTGGGACTGTGTCACGATGTACTGCATTTCTTGTAGCATCACCATCTTTAGATAGTTAAGATGTTTTTCTCGCATATGTTAATGCTTTGTTGTTTCCCTCATCCTTAGAGTTACTTTACAGTGGTCCTGAAGATGTTGCCCAACCTTACTTCAAGAAAGAGGAAGCAGTGCTCTCCTGACCTTGATGGGTAAATGTTGATGGCCTTTCGACTCACATCTAGGCCGTGAAAATGTTAATGATGCTATTAATCAGAGTTAGAATTTCTTGACATATTTTAAAAGCTCCAGGGTTCATCATGTTTTCATCAGTCTTTAATTGGCATTTTATTTCAATGAGCAAGCATTAGCATCCATAAATATTTTGAGTTGTGAAGCAAATTATTATCTGTGGAAGGAATGAAATGTACAAATGTATCCTGATTTGGAAtgccttttttttaattatttatcttatttttttattttatttaagaaACCCTGCAAAGAGGCAGATCATCAATGGCTATAGCCCTCCTAGGAGATCATCCCCTCGCAACGCCCAACCTTCCATCCAAAAGATGTGTGCTGGTCATCTTGAGAAGGAGAACCATTCACCCATGAAATCACCAGGAAGGAGACCGCGCACTTCGCCTCCAATGCCTCTTACCCCTAAAAAAGGCTCCAGGAACTCTCTGCTGGAAGAACCCCCAAAAAAGCAGAGGTCTCCTCAGAAGGTGACTAAGCAGAGGTCTCCTCAGAAGGTGACTAAGCAGAGGTCTCCTCAGAAGGTGACTAAGCAGAGGTCTCCTCAGAAGGTGATTGTAGCAGGTTCCTTCTACAGTAAACAGAAGGTTTTGTATCTCACACCCCTGGATAGGAAGCTGCTGAAGGAAACCAAATCTCCTCCGTCCAAATCCGTCGAGGAGAAGCCCAACCCTCCACCTTCTGTGGGGAAACCCAAAGGCAAGAGAGGCCGGCCGGCAAAGAAGATTACATCATCGAAAGTCCAGAAGCCCAGCATTAAGGGCTACCTTTCAGCAAAGGTCAGTGTGAATAAGGTGACTCCCAGCTCCAAGGTTGACACAATGAGCTCTGGGTCAGAAGCCTCTAAGAAAACTCCCATGATTACCTTTGGTAGCCTGAAGAACAAGGCCAAACCTAAGATCCTTGTAGGTGCTGCTTTCTTTGCTTCTGGCAAAAAGCCTGCTGCTATGTTCAAACGGGCAGTGCCATGGAAGCCCAAACAGACTGTAGGTCAGGAGAAGGGCAAAGCCGAGGCTCCTCCAGAGAAGGAGAAATGCAGTGAGAAGGAAGAGGACCAGCAGCGGCGTTCCCCGATTCGACACTCCGTCTTTGCCAGGAAGCCGCCGCAAAAGGACATGCCCAGGTTACCAGCTGAGCTCACAAACACGGAGAAACCAAAGGAAACGACCACGGACGTGCCCCTGAGTCCTGAGGTGGGCTCCCCCCGTGCCTTCCTGGAGAAGCATGGCATCATGAAGGACCTCAAAATCGTGCTAAGGAGATCTGTGTCCCCCAGTAACACCGTTTCTTCTCTGGACAATGTCTGCACACAGGTAAGGGTCTTTATGCTAGTTTTATAGACCTGGTGTATTCCTGCGTCTGTTTCCTGCGCACGTGGCACGTGTCGAGAATTGCTTGCGCGGGGGGGGGTGTCCATCCCAACAATTGCGACCAGGCGTCAATGAGGCACGTCTTCGATGCGTGCAAATGTGCATGGAAGAGTACATCACCTCCTTTAGTGTATGCTAATGCAGAGTGAATTTGCCAATTTTGTGAGGTTGAGTGGTTGAAATGTACTGTTGGTACAGTTATGACCATTATAGCAGTATGCTTCTGCTTTGTGATCATTTCTGTTGAGCGATGCTGATGATGTATAATCATTGTTTACTTCAGGAGTCAGATAATGAAATGGGCTCTGGTACAGAGTTTGACCTTAGTGACATCAATCATTCACCAGATGACAGCAGTTCTGATGAAGGTAATAGTATATTTATTTGGGGTTCTTGGCCTAATCTTGTTTTACTGAAAATCCTTTTCTTTTTTAGGTCAAATGTTGTATATGTTGTTTAGCAAACTTGTCCTAAAAGCTGTTTTTATATTCTTTGTTCTATAATTAGATTCATCTGCTGTGTACCCCATCTTTGGCTCCAAGAGGTaagcagaagaaaaaaaaagtttaaccCTTCCAACTGGGTCACTATTGAAAAACAATTCTTACACTGTTAAACAGCCTACTCGTTAGTTATGGAAGCATAATTGAAATGGCAATGCAATTTGCAATTCAATAAGACATTGCATTGTGCAATTGACAATTCATTGTGCAATATGATAATGCAATTTGAAAATACATTGTACAAAGTGTATTTCAATATGCAAAGTATGTTTGCTGTAACTGTCAGTGAggctgatgttgttgttgttgttgttgttgttgttgttgtgctgtgtggCTCCAGATCCCAGAGGAAGAAGGCCCTGTCCTCCCCCAGGACATGCAGTACCCCCTCAGGTCTGTCCAGCAGCCTCACGCCCTCATTCAAGGACCGGAGCAGCGCCCGCACCAGGCGGGAAGGCAGGAGGTGTGACGACGACCAGCTCATTATCGTGAGTACATCTAAATCACCCAGTTTCTGTGTtgatctctgtctgtcttgcaTCCCATAATGTGCCTCGTCCACATGCTGATTACCAAACCATTGGTTTTGACCACTCTTATCATTACTATGTAATCTGTCTATACAGAAAGACAGACTCTTTTTCCACATAGGCTACTGAGTACTTTTGGTACGAAAAGAAATTAAAACAATCGGTTTGACCTAggtcgagttgctgcagccaacagctaagccagtgcatgaacatgcccccaaagTGTGGAAGCTCTGATTCCACAAcctagcaactcaagctagataaaaccgattgttttgattgggtttttttttttttcataccgacagtactcagtaaccttgaaatggagatctatgtgaaacatCGCCAGATTTCACCTTAAGACATCTGCAAATAAATCATCTTGATGTTATGATTGagcttaaaggcacactatgcaagattttcccctttatgaagccaatttgatggtaaacgaacttgtaataggtgaatcgttcacctagcatagctatataGCATAGATGTAGCGAGTCCCTAcggagaaaaccagccatgcaacttccaagagtgGCGCCCTGCCAAAACTCATTAGATTCTGAaatattaccttgtcagtagatatagttctttggagtttttgcctgttggttatccttcacctccacaacaaaagcatttgcattgtgtacaggggggatatgtcacgagaagtttgctatttacaatagcagagtaacatataaacacatcgtgactctagagggagctcttaactcgccaaaaatacctaaacctgcatagcaTACCTTTAGAGTTTATCAGCTCCTTGTTATGTTTGACTTGTCAATGAAATGACCCAGAAGAAAAGGTATGAAGGTGTATTTGAGATATATAGCATGCTTCAGAAGTCCAACCTTTGACAAATGGCTGATGTTGGCTGTGGTGTTTTTGTTTAGGACGCGGGTCAGAAACAGTTTGGAGCAACCACCTGTGGCTCTTGCGGGATGTTGTACAGTGCGGACAGCCCAGAGGACAAGCTGCAGCACAGTCAGTTCCACCAGCGCTTCCTGGACGCTATCAAGTTTGTGGTGGGTAACTTGTCCCCCTTCCTCCATCGGGCAAACATTTTTGGTAAACTGCATGAAAGGCGCTCATAATTGATGCTgctatatagaccctttcaacaataaaaacaaaaacaatgcttgaacgttctatttgggccccaatctacttcctctgcattaagataacatatggaatgttaaaaaggaagtcttttggggccaactatgatgctgataatggaactctcttgaaagggtctatagctgATTTGTTTTGAATGTACTTGCTTTGGTCCATATCAGTAGTGGCTGCACAGCCCATAATATTGCTCCTAATATTAAGTAATATAGACTAATCACATTTTTTAGTAGTGTGAAATGTTCACATTTGTTCTCA
Protein-coding sequences here:
- the esco2 gene encoding N-acetyltransferase ESCO2 isoform X2; this encodes MLPNLTSRKRKQCSPDLDGNPAKRQIINGYSPPRRSSPRNAQPSIQKMCAGHLEKENHSPMKSPGRRPRTSPPMPLTPKKGSRNSLLEEPPKKQRSPQKVTKQRSPQKVIVAGSFYSKQKVLYLTPLDRKLLKETKSPPSKSVEEKPNPPPSVGKPKGKRGRPAKKITSSKVQKPSIKGYLSAKVSVNKVTPSSKVDTMSSGSEASKKTPMITFGSLKNKAKPKILVGAAFFASGKKPAAMFKRAVPWKPKQTVGQEKGKAEAPPEKEKCSEKEEDQQRRSPIRHSVFARKPPQKDMPRLPAELTNTEKPKETTTDVPLSPEVGSPRAFLEKHGIMKDLKIVLRRSVSPSNTVSSLDNVCTQESDNEMGSGTEFDLSDINHSPDDSSSDEDSSAVYPIFGSKRSQRKKALSSPRTCSTPSGLSSSLTPSFKDRSSARTRREGRRCDDDQLIIDAGQKQFGATTCGSCGMLYSADSPEDKLQHSQFHQRFLDAIKFVGWKKERVVNEFWDGKILLVLPDDPKYATRKAEDVRKVADSELGFQQITLSSPNSAKTYLFVNSDKMVVGCVVAEQIRQAFRVLEQAQQPQPQKKVSADQEDILERHRAWCCSTVPERAICGISRVWVFSLMRRKSIATRMLDTVRNSFMYGSHLTKEEIAFSDPTPDGKLFATKYCGTPTFLVYNFIG
- the esco2 gene encoding N-acetyltransferase ESCO2 isoform X1, with protein sequence MLPNLTSRKRKQCSPDLDGNPAKRQIINGYSPPRRSSPRNAQPSIQKMCAGHLEKENHSPMKSPGRRPRTSPPMPLTPKKGSRNSLLEEPPKKQRSPQKVTKQRSPQKVTKQRSPQKVTKQRSPQKVIVAGSFYSKQKVLYLTPLDRKLLKETKSPPSKSVEEKPNPPPSVGKPKGKRGRPAKKITSSKVQKPSIKGYLSAKVSVNKVTPSSKVDTMSSGSEASKKTPMITFGSLKNKAKPKILVGAAFFASGKKPAAMFKRAVPWKPKQTVGQEKGKAEAPPEKEKCSEKEEDQQRRSPIRHSVFARKPPQKDMPRLPAELTNTEKPKETTTDVPLSPEVGSPRAFLEKHGIMKDLKIVLRRSVSPSNTVSSLDNVCTQESDNEMGSGTEFDLSDINHSPDDSSSDEDSSAVYPIFGSKRSQRKKALSSPRTCSTPSGLSSSLTPSFKDRSSARTRREGRRCDDDQLIIDAGQKQFGATTCGSCGMLYSADSPEDKLQHSQFHQRFLDAIKFVGWKKERVVNEFWDGKILLVLPDDPKYATRKAEDVRKVADSELGFQQITLSSPNSAKTYLFVNSDKMVVGCVVAEQIRQAFRVLEQAQQPQPQKKVSADQEDILERHRAWCCSTVPERAICGISRVWVFSLMRRKSIATRMLDTVRNSFMYGSHLTKEEIAFSDPTPDGKLFATKYCGTPTFLVYNFIG